A genomic segment from Myxococcales bacterium encodes:
- the pdxH gene encoding pyridoxamine 5'-phosphate oxidase, with protein sequence MNERKADGAPNASDLARLRREYDKGDLSDHASGADPVELFRSWLGEALRVGAHEPNAMTLATIGEDGRPRARIVLLKSVDEHGFVFFTNYESKKGAELTANPFASLVFFWPELERQVRVEGAVTRTSAAESDEYFALRPEGAQLGAWASRQSRPIASREALEADLDLVTKRFGGGAIPRPDHWGGFRLDPHRIELWHGRPSRLHDRLLFERDGRAPWTATRLSP encoded by the coding sequence ATGAATGAGCGCAAGGCCGACGGCGCGCCCAACGCCAGTGATCTCGCGAGACTGCGCCGCGAATACGACAAGGGTGATCTCTCCGATCATGCGTCCGGCGCCGATCCCGTTGAGCTGTTCCGCAGCTGGCTCGGCGAAGCGCTGCGCGTCGGAGCCCATGAACCCAACGCCATGACCCTCGCCACCATCGGCGAAGACGGTCGGCCGCGGGCTCGTATCGTCCTGCTCAAGAGCGTCGACGAGCACGGCTTCGTCTTCTTCACAAACTACGAGAGCAAGAAGGGCGCAGAGCTCACGGCGAACCCCTTCGCGTCGCTGGTGTTCTTCTGGCCGGAGCTTGAGCGGCAGGTGCGCGTCGAGGGGGCGGTCACCCGAACGAGCGCCGCCGAATCCGACGAATACTTCGCCCTCCGGCCGGAGGGCGCGCAGCTCGGCGCCTGGGCGTCGCGGCAGAGTCGCCCGATCGCCTCCCGGGAGGCGCTCGAGGCGGACCTCGATCTCGTGACGAAACGCTTCGGCGGCGGTGCGATCCCGCGCCCCGACCACTGGGGCGGCTTTCGGCTCGATCCCCACCGAATCGAACTCTGGCACGGGCGGCCGAGTCGCCTCCACGACCGCCTGCTCTTCGAGCGCGACGGGCGCGCCCCGTGGACGGCGACGCGCCTCTCGCCATGA
- a CDS encoding aspartate-semialdehyde dehydrogenase, whose translation MAFTVAVAGVTGAVGREMLRTLEQRNFPVAKLLPLASKKSEGMRLPFRGGEVVVEALGPTSFAGVDFALFSAGTSVSKEFAPMAAAAGAVVIDNSSAWRMDDGCPLVVPEVNPEAAERRPKGIIANPNCSTIQMVVALKPLHDAARLVHVVVSTYQAASGKGQAAVQDLLAQTRALAEGRVPEATVFPAPLAGNLLSDWKAGAGDYSEEEWKMVNETRKIMGDATLGVSPTTVRVPVVTGHSESVWLRFSRAMSAEEAKSLLRKAPGVKLVDAAYAPGNAPQPRDVAGTDDVFVGRVREDLAVPGALCMWIVADNLRKGAALNAVQIAELLAKRRA comes from the coding sequence ATGGCGTTCACGGTGGCGGTCGCTGGGGTTACGGGCGCGGTGGGGCGCGAAATGTTGCGAACGCTCGAGCAACGCAACTTTCCTGTGGCGAAGCTTTTGCCCCTCGCCAGCAAGAAGAGCGAAGGCATGCGCCTTCCCTTTCGCGGCGGAGAGGTCGTCGTCGAAGCGCTCGGTCCGACGTCCTTTGCCGGCGTCGACTTCGCGCTCTTCAGCGCGGGCACGTCGGTGTCCAAGGAGTTCGCCCCCATGGCCGCCGCTGCCGGCGCCGTCGTCATCGACAATTCGAGCGCGTGGCGCATGGACGACGGCTGCCCGCTCGTCGTTCCCGAAGTGAACCCGGAGGCCGCGGAGCGCCGGCCGAAGGGGATCATCGCCAACCCCAACTGCTCGACCATTCAAATGGTCGTCGCGCTCAAGCCGCTTCACGACGCCGCGCGCCTCGTGCACGTGGTCGTGTCGACCTACCAGGCGGCCTCGGGCAAGGGGCAGGCGGCGGTCCAGGATCTCCTCGCGCAGACGCGCGCGCTCGCCGAGGGGCGCGTGCCCGAAGCGACGGTCTTCCCCGCTCCCCTCGCCGGCAACCTCCTGTCCGATTGGAAAGCCGGCGCCGGCGACTACTCGGAGGAAGAGTGGAAGATGGTGAACGAGACCCGCAAGATCATGGGCGACGCGACGCTCGGCGTTTCGCCGACGACGGTTCGCGTGCCCGTCGTGACGGGTCACTCGGAGTCGGTGTGGCTCCGCTTCTCGCGGGCCATGTCGGCGGAAGAGGCCAAATCGCTGCTCCGCAAGGCGCCCGGCGTCAAGCTGGTAGACGCGGCCTACGCGCCGGGAAACGCGCCGCAGCCGCGCGACGTCGCCGGGACCGACGACGTCTTCGTGGGTCGCGTGCGGGAGGATCTCGCCGTCCCTGGCGCCCTGTGCATGTGGATCGTCGCCGACAACCTCCGCAAGGGGGCGGCGCTCAACGCCGTGCAGATCGCCGAGCTGCTCGCCAAGCGCCGCGCATGA
- a CDS encoding protein kinase, producing MTEGTAPQHPTRIGKYRLLTRIAAGGMGTVYLARAQGELGFGRTVVLKVLHEHLAADEALVQRFLDEAKVASLLVHPNGVTVLDVMKEKETGAVFLVLEYVHGSSLAQLLDDVTERRKTVPLPIAAAVVRDTLEGLHAAHEMVDEHGAPLHVVHRDVSPHNILVSRQGAAYLTDFGVAKLRGAVPVTKTGQVVGKPGYLSPEQLVAAPVSPATDVYGAGIVLWELLTGERLFRGLKEQAAALSSGDVPPPPSSRRRGIPPRLDALVRSMLAREARERPPSALAAARELEQCVAPAPRSEVGAWVAEHAKGQLALLDDVLRRAARSDAATAPPIDEARAAADATPFEATLEAVAKKPAAARRGSQNLRAVFMGLLAGAALMLIGALSMLVLRNNAASAGGGPPVTIGLGGGGVSAVDAGDAASP from the coding sequence ATGACAGAAGGCACGGCGCCCCAACACCCGACGCGCATCGGCAAGTACCGCCTGCTGACGCGCATCGCCGCCGGCGGCATGGGCACCGTGTATTTGGCGCGCGCCCAAGGCGAGCTGGGCTTCGGTCGCACCGTCGTGCTCAAGGTGCTCCACGAACACCTCGCCGCCGACGAAGCGCTCGTGCAGCGCTTCCTCGATGAGGCCAAGGTCGCGTCGCTCTTGGTGCACCCGAACGGGGTGACGGTCCTCGACGTCATGAAGGAGAAAGAGACGGGCGCCGTCTTTCTCGTCCTCGAGTACGTGCACGGGAGCTCGCTTGCGCAGCTCTTGGACGACGTCACGGAGCGACGCAAAACGGTGCCGCTCCCCATCGCCGCTGCCGTCGTCCGTGACACGCTCGAAGGGCTCCACGCGGCCCACGAGATGGTCGACGAACACGGCGCGCCGCTCCACGTCGTCCACCGCGACGTCTCGCCGCACAACATTCTCGTTTCGCGACAGGGTGCCGCCTACCTCACGGACTTCGGCGTCGCGAAGCTACGCGGCGCTGTGCCCGTGACGAAGACCGGTCAGGTCGTGGGCAAGCCCGGATACCTCTCTCCAGAGCAGCTCGTGGCGGCCCCCGTATCACCGGCTACCGACGTCTATGGCGCGGGCATCGTCTTGTGGGAGCTCTTGACGGGTGAGCGACTCTTCCGCGGCCTCAAGGAGCAAGCAGCGGCTCTCTCGAGCGGTGACGTCCCTCCGCCGCCGAGCTCGCGACGGCGCGGCATCCCGCCGCGGCTCGACGCGCTGGTGCGCTCCATGTTGGCGCGAGAAGCAAGAGAACGCCCGCCGTCGGCGCTCGCCGCTGCGCGAGAGCTCGAGCAGTGCGTCGCCCCGGCCCCTCGCTCCGAGGTGGGCGCCTGGGTGGCCGAGCACGCGAAGGGCCAGCTGGCGCTCCTCGACGACGTGCTTCGGCGCGCGGCCCGCAGCGACGCGGCCACCGCTCCGCCCATCGACGAGGCGCGAGCAGCCGCCGATGCCACCCCTTTCGAAGCGACCCTCGAGGCCGTCGCGAAGAAGCCGGCCGCAGCGCGGCGCGGCAGCCAAAACCTACGCGCCGTCTTCATGGGCCTGCTCGCGGGTGCTGCGTTGATGTTGATTGGCGCGCTCTCGATGCTCGTCCTGCGGAACAACGCCGCGAGCGCGGGGGGTGGTCCGCCGGTCACGATCGGTCTCGGCGGCGGCGGCGTCAGCGCCGTTGACGCTGGCGACGCGGCCTCCCCCTGA